In Gossypium hirsutum isolate 1008001.06 chromosome D06, Gossypium_hirsutum_v2.1, whole genome shotgun sequence, one genomic interval encodes:
- the LOC121218673 gene encoding F-box protein At5g46170, protein MSSVYPDPDQPEPVDHFDRLPDSVLLLVFNKIGDVKALGRCCVVSRRFHSLVPQVENVVVRVDCVISDDDCSSSSSSSDKSRALVGPFSNLFRLVFGGIVKPLQALGQFLGPKRSVLNETLNSLSSSSLFVAPGVGDDGEMDHGGVTHHSPTQVLRNFNEIRFLRIELPSGELGIDDGVLLKWRADFGSTLDNCVILGAASVINNGISPEFGFGNGDDNGSIPETFYTNGGLKLRVVWTISSLIAASARHYLLQPIIADHKTLDSLVLTDADGQGVLCMNRDQLEELRVKPLSASSASKRTLVPALNLRLWYAPYLELPDGVVLKGATLVAIRPSEQSASKNEVSDSSWLSNAFEEPYGTAAKMLVKRRTYCLEMNSF, encoded by the coding sequence ATGTCTTCGGTTTATCCAGATCCGGATCAACCCGAACCGGTCGATCACTTCGACCGTCTTCCTGACTCGGTTCTTCTTTTAGTCTTCAACAAGATCGGTGACGTTAAAGCTCTCGGCCGGTGCTGTGTTGTTTCCCGTCGTTTCCATTCCCTTGTTCCTCAAGTCGAAAACGTCGTCGTTCGAGTCGATTGTGTTATCTCCGATGACGATTGTTCATCTTCTTCGTCTTCATCGGATAAATCGCGTGCTCTCGTTGGTCCTTTTTCGAATCTCTTTCGTCTTGTTTTCGGAGGCATTGTTAAACCGCTTCAAGCTTTGGGTCAATTCCTTGGTCCTAAACGGTCCGTTTTGAATGAAACCCTAAATTCCCTTTCGTCGTCTTCGTTGTTCGTTGCTCCTGGTGTTGGTGATGATGGGGAAATGGATCATGGTGGGGTTACCCATCATTCTCCGACGCAGGTTCTTAGGAATTTTAACGAGATTCGGTTCCTACGAATCGAATTACCCAGTGGTGAGTTAGGGATTGATGATGGTGTTCTTTTGAAGTGGAGAGCTGATTTTGGGTCAACACTTGATAATTGCGTCATCCTTGGAGCTGCTTCCGTTATTAACAATGGGATTTCGCCGGAATTTGGCTTCGGCAACGGTGACGATAACGGTAGTATCCCAGAAACGTTTTATACTAACGGTGGCTTGAAATTAAGGGTTGTTTGGACGATTAGTTCGTTAATCGCAGCATCAGCGAGGCATTATTTGCTTCAACCGATAATTGCTGATCATAAAACGCTGGATAGCTTGGTCTTAACCGATGCAGATGGACAAGGGGTGCTTTGTATGAACAGGGATCAGCTCGAGGAATTGCGAGTGAAGCCATTATCGGCTTCTTCTGCTTCGAAAAGGACATTGGTGCCTGCGTTGAATTTGAGGCTTTGGTATGCTCCTTACTTGGAATTGCCTGATGGGGTTGTTTTAAAAGGTGCTACTTTGGTTGCTATTAGGCCTAGTGAACAATCTGCTTCCAAAAACGAGGTTTCGGATTCTTCTTGGTTATCGAATGCTTTTGAAGAGCCTTATGGGACTGCGGCTAAGATGCTGGTTAAGAGAAGGACTTACTGCTTGGAGATGAACTCGTTTTGA